In a genomic window of Meleagris gallopavo isolate NT-WF06-2002-E0010 breed Aviagen turkey brand Nicholas breeding stock chromosome 1, Turkey_5.1, whole genome shotgun sequence:
- the PODXL gene encoding podocalyxin isoform X6 — MRAPLLLPLLPLLLHGVSSKDNDTATNLVTASPEESKQITTVTVTTSKVQESNSASEPKGTSPTTAMSSTTVQEAATASKPHNSSAPSVPPSSITATQRISTTSPQENTPSTPALIHTSVQTTKTTDRPDDPSHASVASTNASQQVSSSASPTAPTATSSASSSATQQKTRPPDSSESLLTKPSASPTSTQVTNPSSVPVVLMTAVSASPHTAGSESSAVDQLSSTVSSSGVLASSLVVKDHSVPPTTSATNQHQPSPTSPVQKCELTPHTGSVSSTSSKTSLSSPSGTTKKATVKTAMTIPTAAYTSQGDRSVTHKPGVTAQSPTSAPPPAPTLGGQMESKRPDQSHLNVSLQNEVICEDQIQEMWPIMNLKEAKTCDDWKNASANEFFFEFFCSGRQHAFDSKRDRCTVTLASSDPQRWAVHATVHRFLDPEAVFEDLKEKRNELQKLGITNVTYLNQEMEEEIKDQFSTPLIITIITLAGSLLLVAAIYGCCHQRFSQKKSQQRLTEELQTMENGYHDNPTLEVMETGSEMQEKKVNLNGELGDSWIVPLDTIMKEDLEEEEDTHL, encoded by the exons ATGCGGGCACCgctgctgctgccgctgctCCCGCTGCTGCTGCACG GTGTCAGTTCTAAGGATAATGATACTGCTACAAATCTGGTCACAGCGAGCCCAGAAGAAAGTAAACAGATCACCACTGTTACAGTCACCACCAGCAAGGTGCAAGAGAGCAATTCTGCAAGTGAACCAAAAGGCACATCTCCCACCACTGCGATGTCCTCCACCACAGTTCAAGAGGCAGCCACTGCAAGCAAACCACATAACTCTTCAGCACCATCCGTCCCACCATCATCAATCACTGCCACCCAGAGGATCAGCACTACAAGCCCACAGGAAAACACACCATCCACTCCTGCATTGATACACACCTCAGTTCAAACCACCAAGACCACAGACAGACCAGATGACCCATCACATGCCTCAGTGGCATCAACCAACGCATCTCAGCAGGTCAGCTCTTcagccagccccacagccccaacAGCCACCTCTTCTGCCTCCTCCAGTGCTACACAGCAGAAGACGAGACCTCCAGACAGCTCAGAAAGCTTACTCACCAAACCCAGTGCAAGTCCTACTTCCACTCAAGTGACCAACCCTTCATCTGTCCCAGTAGTCTTAATGACTGCTGTCTCAGCATCTCCACACACAGCAGGCAGTGAAAGCTCTGCTGTGGACCAGTTGAGCAGCACTGTGTCGAGCTCTGGAGTCTTAGCAAGCAGCCTTGTAGTCAAGGACCACAGTGTCCCTCCTACTACATCTGCTACCAACCAGCATCAGCCTTCTCCCACTTCTCCAGTCCAGAAATGTGAACTTACCCCTCATACTGGATCCGTGTCCTCTACCAGCAGTAAAACATCTCTGTCTTCACCATCTGGTACCACAAAGAAGGCCACAGTCAAAACCGCCATGACAATTCCTACAGCAG CATACACAAGCCAAGGAGACAGATCTGTGACACACAAACCTGGAGTTactgctcagagccccaccagtgcaccaccaccagcaccaaCCCTTGGAGGCCAGATGGAGAGCAAGAGGCCTGACCAGTCACACCTGAATGTGTCTCTCCAAAATGAG GTGATTTGTGAAGACCAAATACAAGAGATGTGGCCCATCATGAatctgaaagaagcaaaaactTGT GACGACTGGAAGAATGCCAGTGCCAATGAGTTCTTCTTCGAGTTCTTCTGCTCAGGCAGGCAGCACGCATTCGACAGCAAGAGGGACAGGTGCACGGTGACACTGGCCTCCTCCGATCCTCAGCGCTGGGCTGTGCACGCCACTGTGCATC GCTTTCTGGACCCTGAAGCAGTCTTTGAAGacctgaaagaaaagaggaatgaGTTACAGAAG CTTGGCATCACCAACGTCACCTACCTCAACcaggagatggaggaggagaTCAAGGATCAGTTCAGCACGCCCCTCATTATCACCATTATCACCCTGGCTGGCTCCCTGCTGCTCGTCGCAGCCATCTACGGCTGCTGTCACCAACGTTTCTCCCAAAAGAAGAGCCAG cagcGCCTGACAGAGGAGCTACAGACAATGGAGAATGGCTACCATGATAACCCCACACTGGAGGTGATGGAAACGGGCTCTGAAATGCAGGAGAAGAAGGTGAACCTTAATGGGGAGTTGGGGGACAGCTGGATCGTTCCTCTTGACACCATCATGAAAGAGGACCtagaggaagaggaggacacGCATTTATAG
- the PODXL gene encoding podocalyxin isoform X1: MRAPLLLPLLPLLLHGVSSKDNDTATNLVTASPEESKQITTVTVTTSKVQESNSASEPKGTSPTTAMSSTTVQEAATASKPHNSSAPSVPPSSITATQRISTTSPQENTPSTPALIHTSVQTTKTTDRPDDPSHASVASTNASQQVSSSASPTAPTATSSASSSATQQKTRPPDSSESLLTKPSASPTSTQVTNPSSVPVVLMTAVSASPHTAGSESSAVDQLSSTVSSSGVLASSLVVKDHSVPPTTSATNQHQPSPTSPVQKCELTPHTGSVSSTSSKTSLSSPSGTTKKATVKTAMTIPTADPAYTSQGDRSVTHKPGVTAQSPTSAPPPAPTLGGQMESKRPDQSHLNVSLQNEVICEDQIQEMWPIMNLKEAKTCDDWKNASANEFFFEFFCSGRQHAFDSKRDRCTVTLASSDPQRWAVHATVHRFLDPEAVFEDLKEKRNELQKLGITNVTYLNQEMEEEIKDQFSTPLIITIITLAGSLLLVAAIYGCCHQRFSQKKSQHIHPDLPGFDDGRAILIFNQRLTEELQTMENGYHDNPTLEVMETGSEMQEKKVNLNGELGDSWIVPLDTIMKEDLEEEEDTHL; encoded by the exons ATGCGGGCACCgctgctgctgccgctgctCCCGCTGCTGCTGCACG GTGTCAGTTCTAAGGATAATGATACTGCTACAAATCTGGTCACAGCGAGCCCAGAAGAAAGTAAACAGATCACCACTGTTACAGTCACCACCAGCAAGGTGCAAGAGAGCAATTCTGCAAGTGAACCAAAAGGCACATCTCCCACCACTGCGATGTCCTCCACCACAGTTCAAGAGGCAGCCACTGCAAGCAAACCACATAACTCTTCAGCACCATCCGTCCCACCATCATCAATCACTGCCACCCAGAGGATCAGCACTACAAGCCCACAGGAAAACACACCATCCACTCCTGCATTGATACACACCTCAGTTCAAACCACCAAGACCACAGACAGACCAGATGACCCATCACATGCCTCAGTGGCATCAACCAACGCATCTCAGCAGGTCAGCTCTTcagccagccccacagccccaacAGCCACCTCTTCTGCCTCCTCCAGTGCTACACAGCAGAAGACGAGACCTCCAGACAGCTCAGAAAGCTTACTCACCAAACCCAGTGCAAGTCCTACTTCCACTCAAGTGACCAACCCTTCATCTGTCCCAGTAGTCTTAATGACTGCTGTCTCAGCATCTCCACACACAGCAGGCAGTGAAAGCTCTGCTGTGGACCAGTTGAGCAGCACTGTGTCGAGCTCTGGAGTCTTAGCAAGCAGCCTTGTAGTCAAGGACCACAGTGTCCCTCCTACTACATCTGCTACCAACCAGCATCAGCCTTCTCCCACTTCTCCAGTCCAGAAATGTGAACTTACCCCTCATACTGGATCCGTGTCCTCTACCAGCAGTAAAACATCTCTGTCTTCACCATCTGGTACCACAAAGAAGGCCACAGTCAAAACCGCCATGACAATTCCTACAGCAG ACCCAGCATACACAAGCCAAGGAGACAGATCTGTGACACACAAACCTGGAGTTactgctcagagccccaccagtgcaccaccaccagcaccaaCCCTTGGAGGCCAGATGGAGAGCAAGAGGCCTGACCAGTCACACCTGAATGTGTCTCTCCAAAATGAG GTGATTTGTGAAGACCAAATACAAGAGATGTGGCCCATCATGAatctgaaagaagcaaaaactTGT GACGACTGGAAGAATGCCAGTGCCAATGAGTTCTTCTTCGAGTTCTTCTGCTCAGGCAGGCAGCACGCATTCGACAGCAAGAGGGACAGGTGCACGGTGACACTGGCCTCCTCCGATCCTCAGCGCTGGGCTGTGCACGCCACTGTGCATC GCTTTCTGGACCCTGAAGCAGTCTTTGAAGacctgaaagaaaagaggaatgaGTTACAGAAG CTTGGCATCACCAACGTCACCTACCTCAACcaggagatggaggaggagaTCAAGGATCAGTTCAGCACGCCCCTCATTATCACCATTATCACCCTGGCTGGCTCCCTGCTGCTCGTCGCAGCCATCTACGGCTGCTGTCACCAACGTTTCTCCCAAAAGAAGAGCCAG CACATCCACCCTGATCTCCCCGGGTTTGATGATGGACGTGCCATCCTGATCTTTAAT cagcGCCTGACAGAGGAGCTACAGACAATGGAGAATGGCTACCATGATAACCCCACACTGGAGGTGATGGAAACGGGCTCTGAAATGCAGGAGAAGAAGGTGAACCTTAATGGGGAGTTGGGGGACAGCTGGATCGTTCCTCTTGACACCATCATGAAAGAGGACCtagaggaagaggaggacacGCATTTATAG
- the PODXL gene encoding podocalyxin isoform X2, with protein MRAPLLLPLLPLLLHGVSSKDNDTATNLVTASPEESKQITTVTVTTSKVQESNSASEPKGTSPTTAMSSTTVQEAATASKPHNSSAPSVPPSSITATQRISTTSPQENTPSTPALIHTSVQTTKTTDRPDDPSHASVASTNASQQVSSSASPTAPTATSSASSSATQQKTRPPDSSESLLTKPSASPTSTQVTNPSSVPVVLMTAVSASPHTAGSESSAVDQLSSTVSSSGVLASSLVVKDHSVPPTTSATNQHQPSPTSPVQKCELTPHTGSVSSTSSKTSLSSPSGTTKKATVKTAMTIPTADPAYTSQGDRSVTHKPGVTAQSPTSAPPPAPTLGGQMESKRPDQSHLNVSLQNEVICEDQIQEMWPIMNLKEAKTCDDWKNASANEFFFEFFCSGRQHAFDSKRDRCTVTLASSDPQRWAVHATVHRFLDPEAVFEDLKEKRNELQKLGITNVTYLNQEMEEEIKDQFSTPLIITIITLAGSLLLVAAIYGCCHQRFSQKKSQHIHPDLPGFDDGRAILIFNRLTEELQTMENGYHDNPTLEVMETGSEMQEKKVNLNGELGDSWIVPLDTIMKEDLEEEEDTHL; from the exons ATGCGGGCACCgctgctgctgccgctgctCCCGCTGCTGCTGCACG GTGTCAGTTCTAAGGATAATGATACTGCTACAAATCTGGTCACAGCGAGCCCAGAAGAAAGTAAACAGATCACCACTGTTACAGTCACCACCAGCAAGGTGCAAGAGAGCAATTCTGCAAGTGAACCAAAAGGCACATCTCCCACCACTGCGATGTCCTCCACCACAGTTCAAGAGGCAGCCACTGCAAGCAAACCACATAACTCTTCAGCACCATCCGTCCCACCATCATCAATCACTGCCACCCAGAGGATCAGCACTACAAGCCCACAGGAAAACACACCATCCACTCCTGCATTGATACACACCTCAGTTCAAACCACCAAGACCACAGACAGACCAGATGACCCATCACATGCCTCAGTGGCATCAACCAACGCATCTCAGCAGGTCAGCTCTTcagccagccccacagccccaacAGCCACCTCTTCTGCCTCCTCCAGTGCTACACAGCAGAAGACGAGACCTCCAGACAGCTCAGAAAGCTTACTCACCAAACCCAGTGCAAGTCCTACTTCCACTCAAGTGACCAACCCTTCATCTGTCCCAGTAGTCTTAATGACTGCTGTCTCAGCATCTCCACACACAGCAGGCAGTGAAAGCTCTGCTGTGGACCAGTTGAGCAGCACTGTGTCGAGCTCTGGAGTCTTAGCAAGCAGCCTTGTAGTCAAGGACCACAGTGTCCCTCCTACTACATCTGCTACCAACCAGCATCAGCCTTCTCCCACTTCTCCAGTCCAGAAATGTGAACTTACCCCTCATACTGGATCCGTGTCCTCTACCAGCAGTAAAACATCTCTGTCTTCACCATCTGGTACCACAAAGAAGGCCACAGTCAAAACCGCCATGACAATTCCTACAGCAG ACCCAGCATACACAAGCCAAGGAGACAGATCTGTGACACACAAACCTGGAGTTactgctcagagccccaccagtgcaccaccaccagcaccaaCCCTTGGAGGCCAGATGGAGAGCAAGAGGCCTGACCAGTCACACCTGAATGTGTCTCTCCAAAATGAG GTGATTTGTGAAGACCAAATACAAGAGATGTGGCCCATCATGAatctgaaagaagcaaaaactTGT GACGACTGGAAGAATGCCAGTGCCAATGAGTTCTTCTTCGAGTTCTTCTGCTCAGGCAGGCAGCACGCATTCGACAGCAAGAGGGACAGGTGCACGGTGACACTGGCCTCCTCCGATCCTCAGCGCTGGGCTGTGCACGCCACTGTGCATC GCTTTCTGGACCCTGAAGCAGTCTTTGAAGacctgaaagaaaagaggaatgaGTTACAGAAG CTTGGCATCACCAACGTCACCTACCTCAACcaggagatggaggaggagaTCAAGGATCAGTTCAGCACGCCCCTCATTATCACCATTATCACCCTGGCTGGCTCCCTGCTGCTCGTCGCAGCCATCTACGGCTGCTGTCACCAACGTTTCTCCCAAAAGAAGAGCCAG CACATCCACCCTGATCTCCCCGGGTTTGATGATGGACGTGCCATCCTGATCTTTAAT cGCCTGACAGAGGAGCTACAGACAATGGAGAATGGCTACCATGATAACCCCACACTGGAGGTGATGGAAACGGGCTCTGAAATGCAGGAGAAGAAGGTGAACCTTAATGGGGAGTTGGGGGACAGCTGGATCGTTCCTCTTGACACCATCATGAAAGAGGACCtagaggaagaggaggacacGCATTTATAG
- the PODXL gene encoding podocalyxin isoform X4 — MRAPLLLPLLPLLLHGVSSKDNDTATNLVTASPEESKQITTVTVTTSKVQESNSASEPKGTSPTTAMSSTTVQEAATASKPHNSSAPSVPPSSITATQRISTTSPQENTPSTPALIHTSVQTTKTTDRPDDPSHASVASTNASQQVSSSASPTAPTATSSASSSATQQKTRPPDSSESLLTKPSASPTSTQVTNPSSVPVVLMTAVSASPHTAGSESSAVDQLSSTVSSSGVLASSLVVKDHSVPPTTSATNQHQPSPTSPVQKCELTPHTGSVSSTSSKTSLSSPSGTTKKATVKTAMTIPTADPAYTSQGDRSVTHKPGVTAQSPTSAPPPAPTLGGQMESKRPDQSHLNVSLQNEVICEDQIQEMWPIMNLKEAKTCDDWKNASANEFFFEFFCSGRQHAFDSKRDRCTVTLASSDPQRWAVHATVHRFLDPEAVFEDLKEKRNELQKLGITNVTYLNQEMEEEIKDQFSTPLIITIITLAGSLLLVAAIYGCCHQRFSQKKSQQRLTEELQTMENGYHDNPTLEVMETGSEMQEKKVNLNGELGDSWIVPLDTIMKEDLEEEEDTHL, encoded by the exons ATGCGGGCACCgctgctgctgccgctgctCCCGCTGCTGCTGCACG GTGTCAGTTCTAAGGATAATGATACTGCTACAAATCTGGTCACAGCGAGCCCAGAAGAAAGTAAACAGATCACCACTGTTACAGTCACCACCAGCAAGGTGCAAGAGAGCAATTCTGCAAGTGAACCAAAAGGCACATCTCCCACCACTGCGATGTCCTCCACCACAGTTCAAGAGGCAGCCACTGCAAGCAAACCACATAACTCTTCAGCACCATCCGTCCCACCATCATCAATCACTGCCACCCAGAGGATCAGCACTACAAGCCCACAGGAAAACACACCATCCACTCCTGCATTGATACACACCTCAGTTCAAACCACCAAGACCACAGACAGACCAGATGACCCATCACATGCCTCAGTGGCATCAACCAACGCATCTCAGCAGGTCAGCTCTTcagccagccccacagccccaacAGCCACCTCTTCTGCCTCCTCCAGTGCTACACAGCAGAAGACGAGACCTCCAGACAGCTCAGAAAGCTTACTCACCAAACCCAGTGCAAGTCCTACTTCCACTCAAGTGACCAACCCTTCATCTGTCCCAGTAGTCTTAATGACTGCTGTCTCAGCATCTCCACACACAGCAGGCAGTGAAAGCTCTGCTGTGGACCAGTTGAGCAGCACTGTGTCGAGCTCTGGAGTCTTAGCAAGCAGCCTTGTAGTCAAGGACCACAGTGTCCCTCCTACTACATCTGCTACCAACCAGCATCAGCCTTCTCCCACTTCTCCAGTCCAGAAATGTGAACTTACCCCTCATACTGGATCCGTGTCCTCTACCAGCAGTAAAACATCTCTGTCTTCACCATCTGGTACCACAAAGAAGGCCACAGTCAAAACCGCCATGACAATTCCTACAGCAG ACCCAGCATACACAAGCCAAGGAGACAGATCTGTGACACACAAACCTGGAGTTactgctcagagccccaccagtgcaccaccaccagcaccaaCCCTTGGAGGCCAGATGGAGAGCAAGAGGCCTGACCAGTCACACCTGAATGTGTCTCTCCAAAATGAG GTGATTTGTGAAGACCAAATACAAGAGATGTGGCCCATCATGAatctgaaagaagcaaaaactTGT GACGACTGGAAGAATGCCAGTGCCAATGAGTTCTTCTTCGAGTTCTTCTGCTCAGGCAGGCAGCACGCATTCGACAGCAAGAGGGACAGGTGCACGGTGACACTGGCCTCCTCCGATCCTCAGCGCTGGGCTGTGCACGCCACTGTGCATC GCTTTCTGGACCCTGAAGCAGTCTTTGAAGacctgaaagaaaagaggaatgaGTTACAGAAG CTTGGCATCACCAACGTCACCTACCTCAACcaggagatggaggaggagaTCAAGGATCAGTTCAGCACGCCCCTCATTATCACCATTATCACCCTGGCTGGCTCCCTGCTGCTCGTCGCAGCCATCTACGGCTGCTGTCACCAACGTTTCTCCCAAAAGAAGAGCCAG cagcGCCTGACAGAGGAGCTACAGACAATGGAGAATGGCTACCATGATAACCCCACACTGGAGGTGATGGAAACGGGCTCTGAAATGCAGGAGAAGAAGGTGAACCTTAATGGGGAGTTGGGGGACAGCTGGATCGTTCCTCTTGACACCATCATGAAAGAGGACCtagaggaagaggaggacacGCATTTATAG
- the PODXL gene encoding podocalyxin isoform X5, which yields MRAPLLLPLLPLLLHGVSSKDNDTATNLVTASPEESKQITTVTVTTSKVQESNSASEPKGTSPTTAMSSTTVQEAATASKPHNSSAPSVPPSSITATQRISTTSPQENTPSTPALIHTSVQTTKTTDRPDDPSHASVASTNASQQVSSSASPTAPTATSSASSSATQQKTRPPDSSESLLTKPSASPTSTQVTNPSSVPVVLMTAVSASPHTAGSESSAVDQLSSTVSSSGVLASSLVVKDHSVPPTTSATNQHQPSPTSPVQKCELTPHTGSVSSTSSKTSLSSPSGTTKKATVKTAMTIPTADPAYTSQGDRSVTHKPGVTAQSPTSAPPPAPTLGGQMESKRPDQSHLNVSLQNEVICEDQIQEMWPIMNLKEAKTCDDWKNASANEFFFEFFCSGRQHAFDSKRDRCTVTLASSDPQRWAVHATVHRFLDPEAVFEDLKEKRNELQKLGITNVTYLNQEMEEEIKDQFSTPLIITIITLAGSLLLVAAIYGCCHQRFSQKKSQRLTEELQTMENGYHDNPTLEVMETGSEMQEKKVNLNGELGDSWIVPLDTIMKEDLEEEEDTHL from the exons ATGCGGGCACCgctgctgctgccgctgctCCCGCTGCTGCTGCACG GTGTCAGTTCTAAGGATAATGATACTGCTACAAATCTGGTCACAGCGAGCCCAGAAGAAAGTAAACAGATCACCACTGTTACAGTCACCACCAGCAAGGTGCAAGAGAGCAATTCTGCAAGTGAACCAAAAGGCACATCTCCCACCACTGCGATGTCCTCCACCACAGTTCAAGAGGCAGCCACTGCAAGCAAACCACATAACTCTTCAGCACCATCCGTCCCACCATCATCAATCACTGCCACCCAGAGGATCAGCACTACAAGCCCACAGGAAAACACACCATCCACTCCTGCATTGATACACACCTCAGTTCAAACCACCAAGACCACAGACAGACCAGATGACCCATCACATGCCTCAGTGGCATCAACCAACGCATCTCAGCAGGTCAGCTCTTcagccagccccacagccccaacAGCCACCTCTTCTGCCTCCTCCAGTGCTACACAGCAGAAGACGAGACCTCCAGACAGCTCAGAAAGCTTACTCACCAAACCCAGTGCAAGTCCTACTTCCACTCAAGTGACCAACCCTTCATCTGTCCCAGTAGTCTTAATGACTGCTGTCTCAGCATCTCCACACACAGCAGGCAGTGAAAGCTCTGCTGTGGACCAGTTGAGCAGCACTGTGTCGAGCTCTGGAGTCTTAGCAAGCAGCCTTGTAGTCAAGGACCACAGTGTCCCTCCTACTACATCTGCTACCAACCAGCATCAGCCTTCTCCCACTTCTCCAGTCCAGAAATGTGAACTTACCCCTCATACTGGATCCGTGTCCTCTACCAGCAGTAAAACATCTCTGTCTTCACCATCTGGTACCACAAAGAAGGCCACAGTCAAAACCGCCATGACAATTCCTACAGCAG ACCCAGCATACACAAGCCAAGGAGACAGATCTGTGACACACAAACCTGGAGTTactgctcagagccccaccagtgcaccaccaccagcaccaaCCCTTGGAGGCCAGATGGAGAGCAAGAGGCCTGACCAGTCACACCTGAATGTGTCTCTCCAAAATGAG GTGATTTGTGAAGACCAAATACAAGAGATGTGGCCCATCATGAatctgaaagaagcaaaaactTGT GACGACTGGAAGAATGCCAGTGCCAATGAGTTCTTCTTCGAGTTCTTCTGCTCAGGCAGGCAGCACGCATTCGACAGCAAGAGGGACAGGTGCACGGTGACACTGGCCTCCTCCGATCCTCAGCGCTGGGCTGTGCACGCCACTGTGCATC GCTTTCTGGACCCTGAAGCAGTCTTTGAAGacctgaaagaaaagaggaatgaGTTACAGAAG CTTGGCATCACCAACGTCACCTACCTCAACcaggagatggaggaggagaTCAAGGATCAGTTCAGCACGCCCCTCATTATCACCATTATCACCCTGGCTGGCTCCCTGCTGCTCGTCGCAGCCATCTACGGCTGCTGTCACCAACGTTTCTCCCAAAAGAAGAGCCAG cGCCTGACAGAGGAGCTACAGACAATGGAGAATGGCTACCATGATAACCCCACACTGGAGGTGATGGAAACGGGCTCTGAAATGCAGGAGAAGAAGGTGAACCTTAATGGGGAGTTGGGGGACAGCTGGATCGTTCCTCTTGACACCATCATGAAAGAGGACCtagaggaagaggaggacacGCATTTATAG
- the PODXL gene encoding podocalyxin isoform X3, protein MRAPLLLPLLPLLLHGVSSKDNDTATNLVTASPEESKQITTVTVTTSKVQESNSASEPKGTSPTTAMSSTTVQEAATASKPHNSSAPSVPPSSITATQRISTTSPQENTPSTPALIHTSVQTTKTTDRPDDPSHASVASTNASQQVSSSASPTAPTATSSASSSATQQKTRPPDSSESLLTKPSASPTSTQVTNPSSVPVVLMTAVSASPHTAGSESSAVDQLSSTVSSSGVLASSLVVKDHSVPPTTSATNQHQPSPTSPVQKCELTPHTGSVSSTSSKTSLSSPSGTTKKATVKTAMTIPTAAYTSQGDRSVTHKPGVTAQSPTSAPPPAPTLGGQMESKRPDQSHLNVSLQNEVICEDQIQEMWPIMNLKEAKTCDDWKNASANEFFFEFFCSGRQHAFDSKRDRCTVTLASSDPQRWAVHATVHRFLDPEAVFEDLKEKRNELQKLGITNVTYLNQEMEEEIKDQFSTPLIITIITLAGSLLLVAAIYGCCHQRFSQKKSQHIHPDLPGFDDGRAILIFNQRLTEELQTMENGYHDNPTLEVMETGSEMQEKKVNLNGELGDSWIVPLDTIMKEDLEEEEDTHL, encoded by the exons ATGCGGGCACCgctgctgctgccgctgctCCCGCTGCTGCTGCACG GTGTCAGTTCTAAGGATAATGATACTGCTACAAATCTGGTCACAGCGAGCCCAGAAGAAAGTAAACAGATCACCACTGTTACAGTCACCACCAGCAAGGTGCAAGAGAGCAATTCTGCAAGTGAACCAAAAGGCACATCTCCCACCACTGCGATGTCCTCCACCACAGTTCAAGAGGCAGCCACTGCAAGCAAACCACATAACTCTTCAGCACCATCCGTCCCACCATCATCAATCACTGCCACCCAGAGGATCAGCACTACAAGCCCACAGGAAAACACACCATCCACTCCTGCATTGATACACACCTCAGTTCAAACCACCAAGACCACAGACAGACCAGATGACCCATCACATGCCTCAGTGGCATCAACCAACGCATCTCAGCAGGTCAGCTCTTcagccagccccacagccccaacAGCCACCTCTTCTGCCTCCTCCAGTGCTACACAGCAGAAGACGAGACCTCCAGACAGCTCAGAAAGCTTACTCACCAAACCCAGTGCAAGTCCTACTTCCACTCAAGTGACCAACCCTTCATCTGTCCCAGTAGTCTTAATGACTGCTGTCTCAGCATCTCCACACACAGCAGGCAGTGAAAGCTCTGCTGTGGACCAGTTGAGCAGCACTGTGTCGAGCTCTGGAGTCTTAGCAAGCAGCCTTGTAGTCAAGGACCACAGTGTCCCTCCTACTACATCTGCTACCAACCAGCATCAGCCTTCTCCCACTTCTCCAGTCCAGAAATGTGAACTTACCCCTCATACTGGATCCGTGTCCTCTACCAGCAGTAAAACATCTCTGTCTTCACCATCTGGTACCACAAAGAAGGCCACAGTCAAAACCGCCATGACAATTCCTACAGCAG CATACACAAGCCAAGGAGACAGATCTGTGACACACAAACCTGGAGTTactgctcagagccccaccagtgcaccaccaccagcaccaaCCCTTGGAGGCCAGATGGAGAGCAAGAGGCCTGACCAGTCACACCTGAATGTGTCTCTCCAAAATGAG GTGATTTGTGAAGACCAAATACAAGAGATGTGGCCCATCATGAatctgaaagaagcaaaaactTGT GACGACTGGAAGAATGCCAGTGCCAATGAGTTCTTCTTCGAGTTCTTCTGCTCAGGCAGGCAGCACGCATTCGACAGCAAGAGGGACAGGTGCACGGTGACACTGGCCTCCTCCGATCCTCAGCGCTGGGCTGTGCACGCCACTGTGCATC GCTTTCTGGACCCTGAAGCAGTCTTTGAAGacctgaaagaaaagaggaatgaGTTACAGAAG CTTGGCATCACCAACGTCACCTACCTCAACcaggagatggaggaggagaTCAAGGATCAGTTCAGCACGCCCCTCATTATCACCATTATCACCCTGGCTGGCTCCCTGCTGCTCGTCGCAGCCATCTACGGCTGCTGTCACCAACGTTTCTCCCAAAAGAAGAGCCAG CACATCCACCCTGATCTCCCCGGGTTTGATGATGGACGTGCCATCCTGATCTTTAAT cagcGCCTGACAGAGGAGCTACAGACAATGGAGAATGGCTACCATGATAACCCCACACTGGAGGTGATGGAAACGGGCTCTGAAATGCAGGAGAAGAAGGTGAACCTTAATGGGGAGTTGGGGGACAGCTGGATCGTTCCTCTTGACACCATCATGAAAGAGGACCtagaggaagaggaggacacGCATTTATAG